From the genome of Ignavibacteriales bacterium, one region includes:
- the leuS gene encoding leucine--tRNA ligase: MKYPFKEVENKWQKFWEENKVHKTDLTNLREKIYCLVMFIYPSAAKMHIGHWYNYGPTDSWARFKKLKGFNVFEPMGYDAFGLPAENYAIKTGVHPKDSTLKNINDIREMMKQMGGMYDWDAELMTCVPEYYKWNQWLFLQLYKKGLAYRKNAPVNWCPKDQTVLANEQVLNDGTCERCGTTVIQKNLTQWFFKITNYADELLDGLNKIDWPEKTKLMQTNWIGKSVGTEVEFAIEGHDEKITVFTTRPDTLFGVTYVVIAPEKDLVQRITKPEFKEGVDNYIESVKSFSEIERTSTVKEKTGISTGAFAINPVNGERVPIWIADYALATYGTGCVMAVPGHDERDFEFAKKFNLPIRKVILESGAEANDELTAAYTEIGTMINSGKYNGLQSNVGIEKITDDLEANKIGKRKINFRLRDWLISRQRYWGTPIPVIYCDKCGEVPVPEDQLPVVLPYEVAFKPDGGSPLASNQEFVNTTCPKCGAPAKRDVDTMDTFVDSSWYYLRYMNPHFSSSMFDSDLANKWTPVDMYVGGAEHAVMHLLYARFIHKFLRDIGMVNSNEPFQKLIHQGTITAQGAKMSKSKGNVVDPHSFMENYGADVFRMYLMFMGPYELGGDWSDKGIVGVDRFVQRAYTMFETHTNFAKEFPSKDNYEISELSEIEKLIYRKVNQSIHKVDIEIENFRFNTAVATLMELSNEMKNLAECRKDLQTYVLERFAVMIAPMAPHLGEECWKLLGKENSLFQNPIWFDVDEKALSVDNMTIVVQINGKVRSKIDLPVEAIEAEVKNAVFADEKVKSYTEGKQIVKEIYVPNKIYTIVIK; this comes from the coding sequence ATGAAATATCCTTTTAAAGAAGTAGAAAACAAATGGCAGAAGTTTTGGGAAGAAAATAAAGTTCACAAAACTGATTTAACAAACCTTCGTGAAAAAATTTATTGCCTCGTGATGTTCATATATCCATCTGCAGCAAAAATGCATATTGGGCATTGGTATAATTACGGACCAACAGATTCATGGGCACGTTTTAAAAAGTTAAAAGGCTTTAACGTTTTTGAACCTATGGGTTATGATGCTTTTGGTCTACCTGCTGAAAATTATGCTATAAAAACCGGCGTTCATCCTAAAGACAGTACGTTAAAGAATATAAATGATATCCGTGAAATGATGAAACAGATGGGCGGAATGTATGATTGGGATGCAGAATTAATGACATGTGTTCCGGAATATTATAAATGGAACCAATGGCTTTTTCTACAGCTTTACAAAAAAGGTTTAGCCTATAGAAAAAATGCACCTGTTAATTGGTGTCCTAAAGATCAAACCGTATTAGCAAACGAACAAGTATTAAACGACGGAACATGTGAACGCTGCGGTACAACGGTTATTCAAAAAAATCTTACACAATGGTTTTTCAAGATTACAAATTATGCCGATGAACTTCTGGATGGTCTTAATAAAATTGACTGGCCGGAAAAAACAAAATTGATGCAGACAAATTGGATCGGAAAAAGTGTCGGCACCGAAGTAGAATTTGCTATTGAAGGACACGATGAAAAAATTACAGTATTTACTACACGACCGGATACATTATTCGGCGTGACTTATGTTGTTATTGCACCAGAAAAAGATCTTGTCCAGAGAATAACAAAACCGGAATTCAAAGAGGGTGTTGATAATTATATTGAATCGGTAAAATCATTCAGCGAAATTGAAAGAACATCAACTGTGAAAGAAAAAACGGGCATATCAACAGGAGCTTTTGCAATCAATCCTGTTAATGGTGAACGTGTTCCTATTTGGATTGCCGATTATGCACTTGCAACGTACGGAACCGGATGCGTTATGGCTGTACCGGGACATGACGAACGTGATTTTGAATTTGCTAAGAAATTTAATTTACCAATACGAAAAGTTATTCTTGAATCCGGCGCTGAAGCTAATGATGAACTTACCGCCGCTTATACTGAAATTGGAACGATGATCAATTCAGGAAAATACAATGGACTGCAATCAAACGTCGGAATCGAAAAAATTACAGATGATCTTGAAGCAAATAAAATCGGTAAGAGAAAAATTAATTTCAGATTGCGTGATTGGCTTATTTCACGCCAGCGTTATTGGGGCACTCCAATACCGGTTATCTACTGCGATAAATGCGGCGAAGTTCCGGTTCCAGAAGATCAGCTTCCTGTTGTACTTCCATATGAAGTTGCATTCAAACCAGATGGCGGTTCTCCATTAGCAAGCAATCAAGAATTTGTGAACACTACTTGCCCAAAGTGTGGTGCACCTGCAAAACGAGATGTTGATACGATGGATACGTTTGTTGATTCATCATGGTATTATCTGCGTTATATGAACCCGCATTTTAGCAGCTCGATGTTTGATTCCGATCTTGCAAATAAATGGACTCCGGTAGATATGTATGTCGGCGGCGCGGAACATGCGGTTATGCATTTACTCTATGCACGGTTCATTCATAAATTTTTAAGAGATATTGGAATGGTAAACAGTAACGAACCATTTCAAAAACTTATTCATCAAGGAACGATTACAGCTCAAGGCGCAAAGATGTCTAAGTCAAAGGGCAATGTTGTAGATCCGCATTCCTTTATGGAAAACTACGGTGCCGATGTCTTTAGAATGTATTTAATGTTTATGGGTCCTTATGAACTTGGCGGCGATTGGAGTGATAAAGGAATTGTCGGTGTTGACCGTTTTGTCCAAAGAGCATATACCATGTTCGAGACGCACACAAATTTTGCAAAAGAATTTCCATCGAAAGATAATTACGAGATTTCTGAACTGAGTGAAATTGAAAAATTAATTTATAGAAAAGTGAATCAATCAATTCATAAAGTTGATATTGAAATTGAGAACTTTAGATTCAATACCGCTGTTGCTACTTTGATGGAACTTTCCAACGAAATGAAAAATTTAGCCGAGTGCAGGAAAGATCTGCAAACTTATGTTTTAGAAAGATTTGCTGTGATGATCGCGCCGATGGCACCGCATCTAGGCGAGGAATGTTGGAAACTTCTTGGCAAAGAAAATTCGCTTTTTCAAAATCCAATCTGGTTTGATGTTGATGAAAAAGCGCTTTCGGTTGATAATATGACAATCGTTGTTCAGATAAACGGAAAAGTAAGATCAAAAATTGATTTACCGGTTGAGGCTATTGAAGCAGAAGTGAAGAATGCTGTTTTTGCCGATGAGAAAGTGAAATCGTATACAGAAGGTAAACAAATAGTAAAAGAAATTTACGTACCAAATAAAATTTATACTATCGTAATCAAATAA
- a CDS encoding lipocalin family protein — protein sequence MNYKSNYVKIFYFGILMGLFGCSSSNYAPLDVVDKVDVNRYIGKWYEIAMLPNSFQKGCNCTTAEYSIIDNETIRVINSCRKDSVNGEIDKVNGKAFVVEGSNNAKLRVQFFWPFRGDYWIIDLDKENYQFAVVGAPSRKYLWILSRSPKMDEQLFNSLVDKCKSKGFDVSKLVKTNQECI from the coding sequence ATGAATTATAAATCGAACTATGTAAAAATATTTTACTTTGGAATACTAATGGGTTTATTCGGCTGCAGTTCATCTAACTACGCCCCTCTTGATGTTGTTGATAAAGTTGACGTGAACCGTTACATAGGTAAATGGTATGAGATTGCAATGCTGCCTAATAGTTTTCAAAAGGGATGCAACTGCACTACGGCAGAATACAGTATAATTGACAACGAGACAATTCGTGTAATTAACTCATGCCGTAAAGATAGTGTGAACGGAGAAATTGATAAAGTAAACGGGAAGGCATTTGTGGTTGAAGGTTCGAACAATGCGAAACTTCGTGTGCAATTCTTTTGGCCTTTCCGCGGCGATTATTGGATAATTGATCTTGACAAAGAGAATTACCAGTTCGCTGTCGTAGGCGCACCAAGCAGAAAATATTTGTGGATTCTTTCTCGCAGTCCAAAGATGGATGAACAACTTTTTAATTCGCTTGTTGATAAATGTAAATCAAAAGGATTCGATGTAAGTAAACTAGTAAAGACTAATCAAGAATGTATCTGA
- the serS gene encoding serine--tRNA ligase gives MLEVKFIRENPELVRQGLLNKNAKDIVDEVINLDEQRRSFIAKTEDLKAKKNQVSSQIPQMKKAGQDTSTVFAEMKRVGDEIALLDGQLGDVEDKLENILRSTPNLAHASVPVGASAEQNIEVRQWLPEGFSFTNDFKVLDHIELGKKHSILDFERGTKISGSGFPLYMGKGATLERSLINFMLDSHLHDHGYSEIFPPVLVNRESMKGTGQIPKMEEDMYFIEKDGLYPVPTAEVPITNIHRDEILAEKDLPIKYVGYSPCFRREAGSYGKDSKGFLRVHQFNKVEMVKFVKPDNSYDELEAMVKDAEDILQALKIPYRILLLCTGDLSFSAAKCYDIETWSPAENKWLEASSCSNFENFQARRANIRYRKEDKKLEFVHTLNGSGLATSRLMVSLLENYQTPEGKIIVPKVLQKYTGFDIIG, from the coding sequence ATGCTAGAAGTTAAATTCATTAGAGAAAACCCAGAGTTGGTTCGACAAGGATTGCTAAACAAAAATGCGAAAGATATTGTTGATGAAGTAATTAATCTTGATGAACAACGCCGTTCGTTTATTGCTAAGACGGAAGATTTGAAAGCGAAGAAGAATCAAGTTTCATCTCAAATACCTCAGATGAAAAAAGCAGGGCAGGATACTTCAACAGTTTTTGCTGAAATGAAACGCGTTGGAGATGAGATCGCTTTACTTGATGGACAGCTTGGTGATGTTGAAGATAAACTGGAAAATATTTTGCGTAGTACGCCTAACCTGGCACACGCATCTGTCCCGGTAGGAGCATCAGCAGAACAGAATATTGAAGTCCGCCAATGGCTTCCGGAAGGATTTTCATTCACAAATGATTTTAAAGTTCTCGATCATATTGAACTTGGAAAAAAACATTCCATTTTAGATTTTGAAAGAGGAACAAAAATTTCCGGCTCCGGTTTTCCTCTTTACATGGGAAAAGGCGCCACACTGGAACGTTCTCTCATTAATTTTATGTTGGATTCTCACTTGCATGATCACGGTTACTCAGAAATTTTTCCACCTGTTCTTGTTAACAGAGAATCAATGAAAGGGACGGGACAAATTCCCAAGATGGAAGAGGATATGTATTTTATAGAGAAAGACGGTTTGTATCCGGTTCCGACAGCGGAAGTTCCAATAACAAATATTCACCGTGATGAAATTCTTGCTGAAAAAGATTTGCCGATAAAATATGTCGGTTACTCGCCTTGTTTCAGACGTGAAGCGGGCTCATACGGAAAAGATTCAAAAGGATTTTTACGTGTACATCAATTCAACAAAGTTGAAATGGTAAAATTTGTTAAGCCGGATAATTCTTATGATGAATTAGAAGCGATGGTGAAAGATGCGGAAGATATTTTGCAAGCGTTAAAAATTCCGTATAGAATTTTATTGTTATGTACAGGCGATTTAAGTTTTTCAGCCGCAAAATGTTACGATATTGAAACCTGGTCTCCCGCAGAAAATAAATGGCTGGAAGCTTCATCTTGCAGCAACTTCGAAAATTTTCAAGCACGTCGTGCGAACATTCGTTACCGCAAAGAAGATAAAAAACTTGAATTCGTTCACACACTTAACGGTTCCGGTTTGGCTACCAGCCGTCTGATGGTCTCGCTTCTTGAAAACTATCAGACTCCCGAAGGGAAAATTATTGTTCCAAAAGTTTTACAGAAGTATACAGGATTTGATATAATCGGATAG
- a CDS encoding S9 family peptidase has translation MKYLVRLIILILALTSINAQQKRAMTVEDMWNMKRVGSFDISPDGKTIAFAATSYNMETNKSNSDIWLIDVDGKNIHAFKNSDVSESSPKFSPDGKKIAYSKKGQIWISNVDGSDDQQLTDLYTGASEMVWSNDGKKILFVSDVYPDCPTQDCNKQKDEAAEKNLVKASIITELMYRNFDHWRGEKRSHLFLYDLATKEYVDLTFGSTFEVPPVDLGSDNDYSFSPDGKEVAFTMNTDKVVATSTNNDIFVIKLDEVKKNSVTPYKLISKSKGSDSQPVYSPDGKYIAFTSMARSGFEADKKSIVLYNCATGVLKNLTEKIDVTAGQIIWSPDSKYIYFDAPNEVYNSIYKINIGTGKNEVVVKENGNSALAISPDGQTLFFKKQKSTLPYEIFSVNANGGTLKQLTFVNKDLLSQLEMSDIETFWSNGANGAKVQSILVKPPFFDPAKKYPLIFLIHGGPQGHWLDDFHYRWNVQMFAAKGYVVVATNPRGSQGYGQKFCDEISRDWGGKVYTDLMNACDYAIKNYKFIDPKNTFAAGASYGGYMINWLEGHTTRFNAVVSHDGVFNLESMTGSTEELWFPLWEYGGTYWNNRTDYEKFSPNRFVKNFKTPMLIVHSGHDFRVPEGQAMELFTALQLMNVESKFLYFPDETHFVQKAQNARLWWSTVFDWFNEHKK, from the coding sequence ATGAAGTACTTAGTTCGTTTAATAATTTTAATTCTCGCACTAACATCAATCAACGCACAACAAAAACGCGCAATGACTGTGGAAGATATGTGGAATATGAAACGCGTCGGGAGCTTTGATATTTCACCCGATGGAAAAACTATTGCGTTTGCCGCAACATCTTATAACATGGAAACAAATAAATCGAATTCCGATATATGGTTAATTGATGTTGACGGGAAAAATATCCATGCATTCAAAAATTCAGATGTGAGCGAAAGCTCTCCAAAATTTTCTCCCGATGGAAAAAAGATAGCATATTCAAAGAAAGGTCAAATCTGGATCAGCAACGTAGATGGCTCGGATGATCAGCAATTGACCGATCTCTATACAGGCGCTTCCGAAATGGTTTGGTCCAATGACGGAAAGAAAATTTTATTTGTATCAGATGTATACCCGGATTGCCCAACACAAGATTGTAATAAACAAAAAGACGAAGCCGCAGAAAAAAATTTAGTGAAAGCATCAATCATAACGGAATTAATGTACAGGAATTTTGATCACTGGCGAGGAGAAAAACGAAGTCACTTATTCTTATATGATCTTGCAACAAAAGAATATGTTGATTTAACATTCGGCAGCACATTTGAAGTTCCTCCTGTTGATCTCGGTTCAGATAATGATTATTCATTCTCGCCAGACGGAAAAGAAGTTGCCTTCACAATGAATACTGATAAAGTTGTAGCCACAAGCACGAACAACGATATCTTTGTTATTAAACTTGACGAAGTAAAAAAGAACTCAGTAACTCCGTATAAACTAATTTCAAAAAGTAAAGGAAGCGATTCTCAACCGGTCTATTCTCCCGACGGAAAATATATAGCATTTACATCTATGGCTCGCTCGGGATTTGAAGCCGATAAAAAATCAATTGTGCTTTATAACTGCGCTACAGGTGTATTAAAAAATCTTACTGAAAAAATTGATGTGACTGCCGGACAGATTATTTGGTCACCCGATTCAAAATATATTTATTTCGATGCACCGAATGAAGTTTACAATTCAATTTACAAAATCAATATCGGGACTGGAAAGAACGAAGTTGTTGTTAAGGAAAACGGAAACTCAGCTTTAGCTATTTCACCCGATGGGCAGACTTTATTTTTCAAAAAACAAAAATCAACATTGCCTTATGAAATCTTCTCTGTCAATGCTAACGGCGGAACACTTAAACAACTGACTTTTGTAAATAAAGATTTGCTTTCGCAGCTTGAGATGAGTGATATAGAAACTTTTTGGAGCAACGGAGCTAATGGCGCAAAGGTTCAGTCAATTCTTGTTAAGCCGCCGTTCTTCGATCCGGCAAAAAAGTATCCGTTGATATTTCTAATTCACGGCGGACCTCAAGGTCACTGGCTTGATGATTTTCATTACAGATGGAATGTTCAAATGTTTGCCGCAAAAGGTTATGTTGTTGTAGCAACAAATCCAAGAGGCAGTCAAGGTTACGGACAAAAATTCTGCGATGAAATATCGCGCGATTGGGGCGGTAAAGTTTATACAGATCTTATGAACGCGTGTGATTACGCTATCAAGAATTATAAATTCATTGATCCAAAAAATACTTTTGCAGCGGGTGCATCTTACGGCGGCTACATGATCAACTGGCTGGAAGGTCATACAACAAGGTTCAACGCGGTTGTTAGTCATGACGGCGTTTTCAATTTGGAAAGCATGACCGGATCAACTGAAGAATTGTGGTTCCCTCTATGGGAATATGGCGGAACTTATTGGAATAATAGAACCGATTATGAAAAATTTTCTCCGAACCGGTTTGTAAAGAATTTCAAAACTCCAATGCTGATTGTCCACAGCGGTCATGATTTCCGTGTTCCGGAAGGTCAAGCAATGGAATTATTCACGGCACTTCAACTCATGAATGTTGAAAGTAAATTTTTGTATTTCCCGGATGAAACACACTTTGTTCAAAAAGCACAGAACGCGCGTTTATGGTGGAGCACAGTTTTTGATTGGTTCAATGAACATAAAAAATAA
- the zwf gene encoding glucose-6-phosphate dehydrogenase: MNKPLDHIFVIFGASGDLTKRKLIPAIYSLYVQNLLPDKFALLGTSRTQFSDEEFRSKMKSALIEFKEIDDLSKIDEFLKKIFYQPLDSEDSGTFINLSKKINSLKTAYDICGNTIYYLSTPPSLYSVIPKNLAANNLNQEDDGWKRLIIEKPFGEDFDSAEKLKNGLLLDWKEEQIFRIDHYLGKETVQNLLVTRFSNGIFEPLWNRNFIHHVEITSAESIGVEGRGEYYDSSGALRDMVQNHLLQIVGLVAMEPPSSQDSASIRNEILKVFQSFRPIKSEDVKNVVIRGQYLESKIKGEKVKAYRDENRVDVHSTTETYAAIKFYIDNWRWGGIPFYIRTGKRLPTRVSEVVIHFKPTPHFLFSKGGSTDPCNQLVLRIQPDEGILLKFGMKIPGAGFDVQNVNMDFHYSDLSATRIPSAYERLLYDSMRGDSTLFARSEEVMAAWKFLMPIIDAWKNDKTIPLHGYPSGTWGPENADDLIEGENMMWRYPCKNLSDDGVYCEL; encoded by the coding sequence ATGAATAAACCTTTAGACCATATTTTTGTAATATTTGGTGCGTCTGGAGATTTGACAAAGAGAAAATTGATTCCGGCAATTTATTCTTTGTATGTTCAAAATCTTTTACCGGATAAATTTGCTCTTCTTGGAACTTCCCGAACTCAATTCAGTGATGAAGAATTCCGCTCAAAAATGAAAAGTGCGCTTATTGAGTTTAAGGAGATTGATGATCTATCCAAAATAGATGAATTCTTGAAAAAAATATTTTACCAACCGCTAGATTCTGAAGATAGCGGAACATTTATAAATTTGTCAAAAAAAATAAATTCGTTAAAAACCGCTTATGATATTTGCGGGAATACAATTTACTACTTATCAACACCTCCCAGCCTCTATTCTGTAATTCCCAAGAACTTAGCTGCAAACAATTTGAATCAAGAAGATGACGGTTGGAAAAGATTAATCATAGAAAAACCTTTTGGAGAGGATTTTGATTCCGCCGAGAAATTAAAAAACGGTTTGCTGTTGGATTGGAAAGAAGAACAGATTTTTAGGATTGATCATTATCTCGGTAAAGAAACCGTACAAAATTTATTGGTTACAAGATTCTCAAATGGAATATTTGAGCCGCTTTGGAATAGAAATTTTATTCATCATGTGGAAATAACATCTGCCGAAAGTATTGGAGTTGAAGGTCGGGGAGAATATTATGATTCTTCCGGCGCATTGCGTGATATGGTACAAAATCACCTGTTGCAGATTGTTGGATTAGTTGCAATGGAACCACCTTCATCTCAAGATTCAGCTTCAATACGGAATGAAATATTGAAAGTGTTTCAGTCCTTTAGACCTATTAAAAGTGAAGATGTAAAAAATGTTGTCATCAGAGGACAATATCTTGAATCAAAGATAAAAGGTGAAAAAGTAAAAGCATATAGAGACGAGAATAGAGTTGATGTTCATTCCACAACCGAGACTTACGCAGCAATAAAATTTTATATTGATAATTGGCGATGGGGCGGAATTCCGTTCTACATTAGAACCGGGAAAAGATTACCGACTCGTGTTTCTGAAGTTGTAATTCATTTTAAACCAACACCGCATTTTCTTTTTAGCAAGGGCGGTTCGACTGATCCATGTAATCAGTTGGTGTTGCGAATTCAGCCGGATGAAGGAATTCTTTTAAAATTCGGGATGAAAATTCCCGGTGCCGGTTTTGATGTTCAAAATGTAAATATGGATTTTCATTATTCCGATTTATCCGCAACTAGAATTCCATCCGCTTATGAACGTCTTCTTTATGATTCGATGAGAGGCGATTCAACTTTATTTGCGCGGAGTGAAGAGGTGATGGCTGCCTGGAAATTTTTAATGCCGATAATTGATGCATGGAAAAATGATAAAACTATTCCTCTGCACGGTTATCCTTCCGGCACATGGGGACCGGAAAATGCCGATGATCTGATTGAAGGAGAAAATATGATGTGGCGTTATCCTTGTAAAAATTTATCTGATGACGGAGTCTATTGTGAACTCTAG
- a CDS encoding YkvA family protein, with product MNYNDKDFWDSPVLKEKQFDTKEEVERGTEYVEERLWNKVEREGKKIRFAKDIKALYRYMRDRHVPWYRKSIVVAALIYFISPIDAVPDFTPFFGFLDDLGVIVAAVKFLGSEIVSYYD from the coding sequence ATGAATTATAACGATAAGGATTTTTGGGATTCTCCGGTTTTAAAAGAAAAACAGTTCGATACCAAAGAAGAGGTTGAACGCGGTACTGAATATGTTGAAGAGCGTCTCTGGAATAAAGTTGAACGTGAAGGGAAAAAAATCCGTTTTGCCAAAGATATCAAAGCATTGTACAGGTATATGAGAGATAGACATGTTCCGTGGTACCGTAAATCTATCGTGGTTGCCGCGCTAATTTATTTTATCAGTCCAATTGATGCGGTTCCAGATTTTACACCATTTTTTGGATTTCTTGATGATCTTGGAGTTATTGTAGCGGCAGTAAAATTTTTAGGAAGTGAAATTGTTTCATACTATGATTAA
- a CDS encoding ABC transporter ATP-binding protein, with product MFGNLAHLKKYFLRYKTKLILGCVFILLSNIANVIIPLNVKQAIDSLALKNDPSVLVKPVLLLLTAALISGLFRFLIRQTIIVVSREIEFDLRQDFWAHIQKLPLRFFQNNSTGNIMSHATNDIGAVRMFVGPSVMYTIDNGIKFVLTFFVMISLSPILTLYALLPMPLLSFVVYIVMKKMHVKYTRIQEKMSDLTTKAQENFSGIRVIKSYEREEYEIDQYEKESKEYLKRKMDQVKLQAWFAPIFFMIAGLSAIIIVFAGGNMVINNTLSTGVIFAFMLYLVDLIWPMISFGWVANMVQQADASMKRLLKILKEPIDISNENADVNIKEINGDIEFKNVSFRFGEQLPWVLQNISLKIERGTTVSFVGNTGVGKTSLINLLPRLYDVSDGTVMIGGIDIRKVPLDVLRKNIGMVPQENFLFSDTLTNNIVYGLNDGTKELVESVSNIAQLSKDVETFPLAYDTILGERGITLSGGQKQRSTLARALAIDPNILILDDSFSAVDTHTEEEILKLLKKFRKDRTSIIISHRISTVKDSDKIFVLENGTIAEEGTHDELVELGGIYSELHRKQLLEKELSEMN from the coding sequence TTGTTTGGCAATTTAGCTCATCTTAAAAAATATTTTCTTCGCTATAAAACAAAATTAATTCTCGGTTGCGTCTTTATTCTGCTGTCGAATATAGCGAACGTCATAATTCCTCTTAATGTTAAGCAGGCAATCGATTCACTGGCTCTTAAGAACGACCCAAGTGTTTTAGTAAAACCTGTACTACTTCTCCTTACCGCGGCATTGATAAGCGGATTATTCCGTTTCCTGATTCGTCAGACTATCATAGTCGTGTCCCGGGAAATTGAATTCGATCTTCGCCAGGATTTTTGGGCGCACATTCAAAAACTTCCGTTAAGATTTTTCCAGAACAATTCAACCGGCAATATTATGTCTCACGCCACCAATGATATCGGTGCGGTTAGAATGTTCGTTGGACCGTCTGTTATGTATACGATCGATAACGGAATTAAATTTGTCTTAACATTTTTTGTTATGATTTCTCTTAGCCCGATATTAACACTGTACGCGCTTTTACCAATGCCGCTCCTTTCATTCGTAGTTTATATTGTAATGAAGAAAATGCATGTAAAGTATACGCGCATTCAAGAAAAGATGTCAGATCTAACTACAAAGGCGCAAGAGAATTTTTCCGGAATAAGAGTAATTAAATCTTACGAAAGGGAAGAATATGAAATTGATCAGTATGAAAAAGAGAGCAAAGAATATTTAAAACGAAAAATGGATCAGGTAAAATTACAGGCCTGGTTTGCACCAATATTTTTTATGATCGCCGGACTCTCGGCAATTATCATTGTATTCGCCGGCGGTAATATGGTTATTAACAATACTCTCAGTACAGGAGTAATCTTTGCATTCATGCTATACCTTGTCGATTTGATCTGGCCGATGATATCGTTTGGATGGGTTGCAAATATGGTTCAACAAGCAGACGCAAGTATGAAGCGTCTGCTCAAAATTCTAAAAGAACCGATTGATATTTCCAATGAGAATGCTGACGTGAACATAAAAGAAATTAACGGTGATATTGAATTTAAAAATGTTTCATTCCGCTTTGGAGAACAATTACCATGGGTTCTTCAAAATATAAGTTTAAAAATTGAACGTGGTACAACCGTTTCTTTTGTCGGTAATACAGGTGTTGGCAAAACAAGTCTTATCAATCTCCTTCCTAGACTTTATGATGTGTCTGACGGCACCGTAATGATCGGCGGAATTGATATTAGAAAAGTTCCACTTGATGTATTGAGAAAAAATATTGGAATGGTGCCGCAAGAAAATTTCCTTTTTTCTGACACACTTACCAACAATATAGTTTACGGTCTGAATGACGGAACGAAAGAATTAGTCGAGTCCGTTTCAAATATTGCACAGCTCTCAAAAGATGTTGAAACCTTCCCTCTTGCATATGATACGATTCTAGGAGAAAGGGGAATTACGCTTTCCGGCGGACAGAAACAGCGTTCAACGCTAGCTCGTGCTTTGGCAATCGATCCTAATATTTTGATACTTGACGATTCTTTCTCGGCAGTTGATACTCACACCGAAGAAGAGATTTTAAAACTTCTCAAAAAATTCAGGAAAGATCGGACAAGTATAATTATAAGTCATAGAATTTCTACGGTAAAAGATTCGGACAAAATATTTGTACTGGAGAACGGAACAATTGCAGAAGAAGGAACTCATGATGAGTTGGTGGAACTGGGCGGGATCTATTCAGAACTGCACAGGAAACAATTGTTGGAAAAAGAACTCTCGGAAATGAACTAG
- the pgl gene encoding 6-phosphogluconolactonase, producing MNSSVIISKNIEELSEKFAQLLLNAVNKSENSYYLALSGGATPKMIYKYLADNYKSKIDWHKIKFFWGDERLVPPNHPDSNYRLAKENLFYKINVPPENIFRIHCEIGPAEEAHRYASIIEENVKSENNYPQFDLLLLGLGEDGHTASIFSNYLNLFEEKSICAVTEHPQTHQKRITLTGNVINNARQVVFLVTGESKSKIVDTILNKKIGFEKLPASYVNPIHGELIWMLDDHSASLIIQ from the coding sequence GTGAACTCTAGTGTAATTATATCAAAAAACATTGAAGAACTTTCAGAGAAATTTGCACAACTTTTATTAAACGCTGTAAACAAAAGTGAGAATAGTTATTATTTAGCTCTTTCCGGCGGTGCGACACCAAAAATGATTTATAAATATTTAGCGGACAATTATAAATCCAAAATTGATTGGCATAAAATAAAATTTTTCTGGGGAGATGAACGGTTGGTTCCACCAAATCATCCAGATAGTAATTATAGATTGGCAAAAGAAAACCTTTTTTATAAGATAAACGTGCCGCCGGAAAATATTTTTCGCATTCATTGCGAAATTGGTCCGGCTGAAGAAGCTCACCGTTATGCTTCCATAATAGAGGAAAATGTGAAATCGGAAAACAATTATCCTCAATTTGATCTCTTACTTTTGGGATTAGGTGAAGACGGACATACGGCATCAATTTTCTCAAATTATTTGAATCTGTTTGAAGAAAAAAGTATTTGTGCCGTTACCGAACACCCTCAGACTCATCAGAAAAGAATTACGCTAACGGGAAACGTTATCAATAATGCTAGACAAGTTGTGTTCCTTGTGACCGGCGAAAGCAAAAGTAAAATTGTAGATACAATTCTCAACAAGAAAATTGGTTTTGAAAAATTACCTGCATCATATGTTAATCCGATCCACGGAGAATTGATCTGGATGCTGGATGATCATTCTGCCAGCTTAATCATACAATGA